A window from Mogibacterium neglectum encodes these proteins:
- the rpsR gene encoding 30S ribosomal protein S18, producing MENNKRRGGMRRRKVCQFCADKEKKIDYKDVETLKKYTTERGKILPRRVTGTCAMHQRAVTSAIKRARVVALMPFDSEIE from the coding sequence ATGGAGAACAATAAGAGACGCGGTGGCATGAGAAGAAGAAAAGTATGCCAGTTCTGCGCAGATAAGGAAAAGAAAATCGATTACAAAGATGTAGAGACTCTAAAGAAGTACACTACAGAGAGAGGTAAGATTCTTCCTAGAAGAGTTACTGGTACATGCGCTATGCACCAGAGAGCAGTTACATCTGCTATTAAGAGAGCTCGTGTGGTAGCTCTAATGCCTTTCGATTCTGAGATCGAATAA
- a CDS encoding cupin domain-containing protein, translating to MKEPMKNISKSEVLTLKNEVNYQDGQVVSKTLAQNDAVSVTLFAFDKDEEISTHESGGDAFVTCLDGVGRLTIDGIPHELHEGESIVMPAGHPHAVYGQERFKMLLVVVF from the coding sequence ATGAAAGAGCCTATGAAAAACATATCCAAGTCTGAAGTTTTAACACTTAAGAACGAAGTTAATTATCAGGATGGTCAGGTGGTAAGCAAGACGCTCGCACAGAACGATGCTGTTAGTGTAACGTTATTCGCTTTTGATAAAGACGAAGAAATCAGCACACACGAATCCGGCGGAGATGCATTTGTAACTTGTCTTGACGGAGTAGGCCGCCTCACTATTGACGGAATTCCTCACGAGCTTCATGAAGGAGAATCGATTGTAATGCCTGCTGGTCATCCACATGCGGTATACGGTCAGGAGCGTTTCAAGATGCTACTCGTGGTGGTATTCTAG
- a CDS encoding PcfB family protein, producing the protein MQDEINEKVIALYIKGGKITARLLQKAIKIFLAEIKKQSSKQQLPHGKQSLKQLMKQNIGISNIEITDKNIKAFEATAKKYGIDFALKKDISTSPPRHLVFFKGRDADVLKAAFTEFSQKKLSREKLPSIRKVLSAFKAQAKAINKGRDTVKHKDRGIER; encoded by the coding sequence TTGCAGGATGAAATAAACGAAAAAGTAATTGCCCTATATATTAAGGGCGGAAAAATCACAGCGAGGCTGCTGCAAAAGGCAATAAAGATTTTTCTTGCCGAAATAAAAAAGCAATCTTCAAAACAGCAGCTTCCCCACGGAAAACAAAGTCTGAAACAGCTTATGAAGCAAAATATAGGCATTTCCAATATAGAAATCACGGATAAAAACATTAAAGCCTTTGAAGCGACGGCAAAGAAATACGGGATTGACTTTGCACTGAAAAAAGACATAAGCACTTCACCGCCCCGGCACCTTGTATTTTTTAAGGGTCGGGATGCGGATGTTCTAAAGGCGGCATTTACCGAGTTTTCACAAAAGAAACTGTCAAGGGAAAAACTGCCCTCTATAAGAAAAGTGCTTTCTGCCTTTAAGGCGCAGGCAAAGGCAATAAACAAAGGACGAGATACCGTAAAACATAAGGACAGGGGGATTGAGAGATGA
- a CDS encoding VirB6/TrbL-like conjugal transfer protein, CD1112 family yields the protein MQSILDAINEWIKEILIGSIQGNLEALFGDVNEKVGTIAAEVGKTPQVWNGSVFSMIKTLSENVIVPIAGLVITYVLCYELISMIIDKNNLHELDTFMFFKWFFKAWVAVFIVTHTFDITMAVFDLAQHVVSGAAGVISSDTSIDVASSLTSLQEKLKDMEIPELLQLSIETGLVSLSMKLMSVFITVVIYGRMIEIYLVCSVAPIPFATMTNREWGQIGNNYLKSLFALGFQGFLIMVCVGIYAVLVKAMTVSDNLHTAIFSLAAYTVLLCFMLLKSSAISKSIFGAH from the coding sequence GTGCAGAGCATACTTGATGCAATCAATGAATGGATCAAGGAGATTTTAATCGGATCCATTCAGGGAAATCTTGAAGCTCTGTTCGGAGATGTCAACGAAAAGGTAGGAACCATAGCGGCAGAGGTAGGCAAGACCCCGCAAGTCTGGAACGGCAGTGTATTTTCCATGATAAAAACCTTATCTGAAAATGTTATTGTTCCTATTGCAGGGCTTGTCATTACCTATGTGCTTTGTTACGAGCTTATCAGCATGATTATTGACAAAAATAATCTGCACGAGCTTGACACATTTATGTTTTTTAAGTGGTTTTTCAAGGCGTGGGTAGCGGTATTTATCGTTACCCATACCTTTGATATTACTATGGCGGTATTCGATCTTGCGCAGCATGTGGTATCGGGTGCAGCCGGAGTTATCAGTTCAGATACAAGCATTGATGTGGCATCCTCTCTTACCTCGCTTCAGGAAAAGCTTAAGGATATGGAAATACCGGAGCTTTTACAGCTTTCCATAGAAACCGGACTTGTCAGTCTTTCTATGAAGCTCATGTCCGTTTTTATTACCGTTGTCATCTACGGCAGAATGATAGAAATTTATTTGGTTTGCTCCGTCGCCCCGATTCCGTTTGCCACTATGACAAACAGAGAATGGGGACAGATTGGAAACAACTACCTGAAAAGTTTATTTGCACTTGGTTTTCAGGGTTTTCTTATCATGGTATGCGTCGGAATCTATGCCGTCTTGGTAAAGGCGATGACCGTATCAGATAACCTGCATACTGCGATATTTTCTCTTGCGGCATATACCGTGCTGCTTTGCTTTATGCTTCTAAAATCAAGTGCCATCTCAAAATCTATTTTTGGAGCACATTAG
- a CDS encoding efflux RND transporter permease subunit translates to MNLGAKVVKHRHIIFIVSLLLLIPSLIGYKTTRINYDMLTYLPSTMDTMKGQNVLMKEFGKGGFSIVVLENMKSDDVTQLKADYSRIDGVEEVLNLEDALDPTVPKSMLPDQVAKNLSNKDASMMVVFFSNSTSDDKTLKAVEQMRKVSNKHAYISGLSPLVEDLKNICEQEEVKYVTVAVLLSLLAMMLLLDSYIAPVIFMVSIGMAILYNMGSNIFLGEISYITKAIAAVLQLGVTMDYSIFLWHSYMEKLDSGLKEDDAMAEAIDATLVSVTGSSATTIAGFLALCFMTYTMGRDLGIVMAKGVVFGVIASVTILPVLLLRFNKLVQKTRHKSLIPDMSKVAHGLTGRYGIYIAIFCVLIGPAIYGYNHQNIVYDFTKMLSSGQNSLPAEKIQFLTANNKLSEDFGINTSYIVMADSKLSALKGREMSDEIKKIDGVESVLGIDSIVGTSIPRSMIPDSIKSGLMSDRHQMIVINSKYKVSTNACNRQIDKVKAITYKYDKSATVIGEAPATKDLIKLTDKDFKVVNWISIGLVFLIILVVLKSISLPFILVITIEFAIYVNMGISGFTGLELPFIVPVCISTIQLGSTVDYAILMSTRYKTERMLGLGRRDAVSTAAAASIPSIIVSALGFFTATIGVAIYSNIGIISTLCTMMARGAIISMLTVILILPSFLMAFDNLICHTTGGLRDVYEHKMDKKARAESGVI, encoded by the coding sequence ATGAATCTAGGGGCTAAAGTCGTGAAGCACAGACACATAATTTTTATAGTATCTTTGCTTCTACTTATACCATCACTTATAGGGTATAAGACGACGAGGATAAACTATGACATGCTTACATATCTTCCATCTACTATGGATACGATGAAAGGGCAGAATGTTTTGATGAAGGAGTTTGGCAAAGGTGGATTCTCGATAGTTGTGCTTGAAAACATGAAGAGCGATGATGTCACTCAGTTAAAAGCAGACTACAGCAGAATCGATGGGGTCGAAGAGGTTCTAAATCTCGAGGATGCGCTTGATCCAACAGTTCCGAAGTCTATGCTACCAGACCAAGTGGCGAAGAATTTGTCAAATAAAGATGCGAGTATGATGGTTGTATTTTTCAGCAACTCAACATCTGATGATAAGACGCTCAAGGCTGTTGAACAGATGAGGAAAGTCAGCAATAAGCACGCATATATATCTGGCTTATCACCTCTGGTAGAAGATCTAAAGAATATTTGTGAACAGGAAGAAGTCAAGTATGTTACAGTGGCTGTTCTGCTTTCACTTCTCGCGATGATGCTGCTCCTCGATTCATATATAGCACCGGTAATATTTATGGTGAGCATAGGCATGGCTATTTTGTATAACATGGGCTCTAATATATTCCTCGGTGAAATTTCATATATAACCAAAGCCATAGCTGCGGTTCTGCAGCTTGGTGTAACCATGGACTACTCCATATTCCTATGGCATAGCTACATGGAGAAACTCGATTCAGGGCTTAAGGAAGACGATGCTATGGCGGAGGCCATCGATGCTACACTCGTTTCTGTAACTGGAAGTTCGGCTACGACAATTGCGGGATTCCTGGCGCTTTGTTTCATGACATACACTATGGGCCGAGATCTTGGAATCGTTATGGCAAAAGGTGTTGTATTTGGAGTAATAGCAAGCGTAACTATACTGCCTGTACTTTTGCTTAGGTTCAATAAGCTAGTACAGAAGACGAGACACAAATCTTTAATCCCAGATATGTCAAAAGTTGCACATGGACTAACCGGTAGATATGGAATCTATATCGCGATATTCTGTGTACTAATTGGACCGGCAATCTATGGATACAATCACCAGAATATCGTGTATGACTTCACCAAGATGCTATCCAGTGGACAAAATAGTTTACCTGCGGAGAAGATACAGTTCTTGACGGCTAATAACAAGCTAAGTGAGGATTTTGGGATAAATACTTCCTATATCGTGATGGCTGACTCGAAGCTATCTGCTCTAAAGGGTAGGGAGATGAGTGATGAGATTAAGAAGATTGATGGGGTTGAAAGCGTGCTGGGTATCGATTCAATCGTAGGGACTTCAATTCCGAGGAGCATGATTCCAGACTCGATTAAGAGCGGCCTAATGTCAGACAGACATCAGATGATAGTGATAAATTCCAAGTATAAGGTTTCGACGAATGCTTGTAATAGGCAGATTGATAAGGTTAAAGCGATTACGTACAAATACGATAAATCAGCGACTGTAATCGGAGAAGCTCCGGCAACTAAGGACTTAATAAAACTGACAGATAAGGATTTTAAAGTCGTAAATTGGATATCTATAGGACTTGTGTTCCTTATAATCCTAGTCGTGCTAAAGTCAATATCGTTGCCGTTTATACTCGTAATAACGATAGAGTTCGCGATATACGTCAATATGGGAATCTCAGGATTCACCGGGCTGGAGCTTCCTTTCATAGTTCCGGTCTGCATCAGCACGATTCAGCTTGGTTCTACGGTTGATTATGCGATACTGATGTCGACAAGGTACAAGACAGAACGAATGCTTGGACTAGGTAGGCGCGATGCGGTCAGCACGGCAGCAGCTGCTTCGATACCATCGATTATAGTGAGTGCACTCGGATTCTTCACAGCGACAATCGGAGTGGCAATATATTCAAATATAGGCATTATCAGCACGCTTTGCACGATGATGGCTCGCGGAGCAATCATAAGCATGCTGACAGTAATCCTCATACTGCCTTCGTTCTTGATGGCATTTGACAACTTGATTTGCCACACTACAGGCGGACTAAGAGATGTATATGAACATAAGATGGATAAGAAGGCGCGTGCAGAGAGTGGCGTAATATAG
- a CDS encoding DUF5348 domain-containing protein, giving the protein MKQGTLIFDEYRDLYDIRFDLKDYLGGLYPGDQFEVFAYGKWKPTEIDIDKNDEWYLKGIRGNINGLRVRVKE; this is encoded by the coding sequence ATGAAACAAGGAACCCTTATCTTTGACGAATACCGCGACCTTTATGACATCCGTTTTGACTTAAAAGACTACTTAGGAGGTCTTTATCCCGGAGATCAGTTTGAAGTCTTTGCCTATGGAAAGTGGAAGCCCACCGAGATAGATATAGACAAAAACGATGAATGGTATCTGAAAGGAATACGGGGAAATATAAACGGGCTTCGGGTAAGAGTTAAGGAATAA
- a CDS encoding LysR family transcriptional regulator, whose translation MTLNQLLYIITIADEGSLNKAAEKLYMTQPSLTSSLREVESELGVTIFRRTGRGVTVTNDGAEFLQNARHLYSQYESLMGKYSDEGGLKTKFGVSTQHYSFAIKAFVEMVKKFDMNEYDFAIRETKTQEVIDDVVSLKSELGIIYLSDFNRQAISKVLRQNGLEFVPLIDCNAYAYVWKNHPLANRASVSFDDLADYPNMTFDQGDNSTLYFAEELFADINHHHMIKVNDRATMLNLMQGLFGYTVCSGIICEELNGDDCNMVPIKDERVDTEGAMQIGYIMKKNSILSKMAELYIKEMKAYLS comes from the coding sequence ATGACGTTAAACCAACTACTTTATATTATTACAATAGCTGACGAAGGTTCGCTCAATAAAGCGGCGGAGAAGCTCTACATGACTCAGCCATCGCTGACCAGTTCATTAAGAGAGGTTGAGTCGGAGCTTGGCGTGACCATTTTCCGCAGAACTGGTAGAGGTGTCACTGTGACTAACGATGGAGCGGAGTTTCTTCAGAATGCAAGACATCTATATAGCCAGTATGAATCGCTTATGGGTAAGTATTCGGATGAAGGCGGACTTAAAACGAAGTTCGGAGTTTCGACACAGCACTATTCATTTGCGATAAAGGCTTTTGTAGAGATGGTAAAGAAATTCGACATGAATGAGTACGATTTCGCTATCCGGGAGACCAAGACACAAGAGGTAATCGACGATGTCGTATCGCTAAAAAGCGAACTTGGTATCATCTACCTGAGTGATTTCAATCGTCAGGCTATATCTAAGGTGCTTAGACAGAATGGTCTTGAGTTTGTGCCGCTAATTGACTGTAACGCATATGCTTACGTCTGGAAAAATCATCCGCTGGCAAATCGTGCGAGCGTGAGCTTCGATGACCTTGCGGATTATCCGAATATGACTTTTGATCAAGGAGACAATTCGACGCTTTATTTTGCGGAGGAGCTTTTCGCAGATATCAATCATCACCATATGATTAAGGTTAACGATAGAGCGACTATGCTCAATCTGATGCAAGGATTATTCGGTTACACAGTGTGCTCTGGCATCATCTGTGAGGAGTTGAACGGCGACGACTGCAACATGGTGCCAATTAAAGATGAACGCGTGGACACTGAAGGAGCTATGCAAATCGGATATATAATGAAGAAGAATTCCATCCTGAGCAAGATGGCAGAACTATATATAAAAGAGATGAAAGCATATCTAAGCTAA
- a CDS encoding cyclodeaminase/cyclohydrolase family protein, whose amino-acid sequence MANRLIDEKINDYVEALSSGAPTPGGGAVAALTAAQGAALIMMVANLTVGKKKYAEFEELNVAAIEEAKGYLDQLMAGVDEDKKAFGQVASAYGMPKETDEEKAARSEAIAIASVGAAEAPLKVMRAGTCALRLADSLIGRSNKQLVSDLYVAALNLNAGVQAAEFNVAANVPYIPDCELAESWKKESEKLAEEANTVSTKILCLNK is encoded by the coding sequence ATGGCAAATAGATTGATAGATGAAAAAATAAATGATTACGTTGAGGCACTTAGTTCAGGGGCACCGACTCCAGGAGGTGGTGCAGTTGCAGCTTTAACGGCAGCACAGGGAGCAGCATTAATTATGATGGTTGCGAATCTAACTGTTGGCAAGAAGAAATATGCTGAATTTGAGGAACTCAATGTAGCAGCGATAGAGGAAGCTAAGGGATATCTAGATCAGCTGATGGCTGGAGTAGATGAAGATAAGAAAGCATTTGGACAGGTTGCTAGTGCATATGGAATGCCTAAGGAAACTGATGAGGAGAAGGCAGCGCGCAGCGAGGCGATTGCCATCGCCTCGGTCGGCGCAGCCGAAGCCCCGCTCAAAGTCATGAGAGCGGGTACCTGCGCGCTCAGACTCGCAGATAGTCTGATTGGCAGATCCAATAAGCAGCTGGTAAGTGATCTGTACGTAGCTGCTCTAAATCTAAATGCAGGTGTTCAGGCGGCAGAATTCAACGTAGCGGCAAACGTACCATATATTCCTGATTGTGAGCTCGCAGAGAGTTGGAAAAAGGAATCAGAAAAGCTAGCAGAAGAGGCAAATACTGTATCTACAAAAATACTTTGCCTTAATAAATAA
- a CDS encoding YjzC family protein: MDNKFKPGQSAPKSGQYGIVGPRGGKTGVERTVVKGEPFPPTLQKGQSYVMNDPTKTK, encoded by the coding sequence ATGGATAATAAATTCAAACCGGGACAGTCTGCTCCAAAATCAGGTCAGTACGGAATTGTTGGTCCTCGTGGAGGTAAAACAGGTGTTGAAAGAACTGTTGTAAAAGGCGAACCTTTTCCACCTACTCTCCAAAAAGGACAAAGTTACGTAATGAATGACCCCACAAAAACTAAATAA
- a CDS encoding YitT family protein: protein MKDTNSSFSSYIFSKQFLRNAITVIFGNFIYAIGVAFFILPTGLITGGTTGIAIIMNHHFGITISLFVGIFNAVMFIIGFGLLGKEFALTTMISTFAFPTILGFLQKLVGSFVLTNDMFLASLFGGLCIGTSLAMIIRIGASTGGMDIPPLVLNKYFKVPVSISLYVFDFIILIGQMMFSPKRTSLYGIVLVIVYTITLDRLLAIGASKTKLEIVTKSSEEITNAILHDIDRSATLLHGKTGYLGRETDIVMTIISSRELYKVEKLVHDLDPDAFIILSKVGSVHGRGFSREKRYLEQK, encoded by the coding sequence ATGAAAGACACTAATTCCAGCTTTTCTAGCTACATATTTAGTAAGCAGTTCCTACGAAATGCGATCACTGTCATATTTGGGAACTTCATTTATGCCATTGGTGTGGCATTTTTCATACTCCCGACCGGTCTTATCACCGGCGGAACTACAGGTATTGCGATTATAATGAATCACCATTTTGGCATAACTATTTCTCTATTCGTCGGAATATTTAACGCAGTCATGTTCATTATAGGTTTTGGGCTACTAGGTAAAGAATTTGCACTCACCACTATGATAAGTACTTTCGCATTTCCGACTATCCTCGGATTCTTGCAGAAGCTCGTAGGTAGCTTCGTCCTTACAAATGACATGTTTCTAGCTTCATTATTCGGCGGACTGTGCATAGGAACTTCGCTCGCGATGATTATTAGAATCGGTGCCAGCACTGGCGGCATGGATATTCCGCCACTCGTACTCAATAAATATTTCAAGGTGCCTGTTTCCATCAGCCTATACGTATTTGACTTTATAATCTTGATTGGACAGATGATGTTCTCTCCAAAGCGCACAAGTCTATACGGAATCGTTCTCGTAATCGTGTACACGATTACTCTGGATAGACTCCTTGCGATTGGAGCTTCTAAGACTAAGCTTGAGATTGTAACGAAGTCTTCGGAGGAGATTACCAATGCTATTCTTCACGACATCGACCGAAGCGCAACCCTGCTTCATGGCAAGACTGGTTATCTCGGTAGAGAGACTGATATCGTGATGACTATCATATCCTCGAGAGAGCTATACAAGGTCGAAAAACTCGTTCATGACCTCGACCCAGATGCATTTATCATCCTGAGCAAGGTTGGCAGCGTTCACGGTAGGGGCTTCAGCCGCGAGAAGAGGTATCTGGAGCAGAAGTAG
- a CDS encoding Maff2 family mobile element protein: MGFFNSAVGVLQTLVIALGAGLGIWGIVNLLEGYGNDNPGAKSQGIKQLMAGGGVALIGTTLVPLLRGLFG; encoded by the coding sequence ATGGGATTTTTTAATTCAGCAGTCGGAGTATTACAGACACTTGTTATTGCACTTGGCGCAGGCCTTGGAATCTGGGGCATTGTAAACCTTTTGGAAGGATATGGGAACGACAATCCCGGCGCAAAGAGTCAGGGCATCAAGCAGCTTATGGCAGGCGGAGGTGTTGCCCTTATCGGTACAACCCTTGTTCCGCTTCTTCGCGGGCTTTTCGGATAA
- a CDS encoding DUF6017 domain-containing protein encodes MAVFRVEKNKGYTVMSNHHLRNKELTLKAKGLLSQMLSLPENWDYTLAGLSHINKESIDAIRTAVWELEKAGYIKRSQGRDEKGKMTAITYTIYEQPQSPVLENPTSDKPILENPTTDNPTSENPMQLNKDIQKTDLSKKEKINKDGLNTDSIPILSPDPSPLREPPLPEKNGKEEKDAYKIYEELIKDNIEYEHLINAKRLDRDRIDEILDLILETVCSKRKRILIAGDEYPAELVKAKFMKLNSEHIEFVLNCMQENTTKIRNIKQYLKAALFNAPSTIGNYYTSLVNHDMYGRNDF; translated from the coding sequence ATGGCAGTTTTCAGAGTAGAAAAAAACAAGGGCTATACCGTCATGAGCAATCACCATTTGCGAAACAAAGAACTGACCCTAAAGGCAAAGGGCTTGCTCTCTCAAATGCTTTCACTTCCGGAAAACTGGGACTATACCCTTGCCGGACTTTCCCATATCAACAAAGAAAGTATCGATGCCATTCGTACTGCCGTCTGGGAGCTTGAAAAAGCGGGATATATCAAAAGGTCGCAGGGCAGGGATGAGAAAGGAAAAATGACAGCCATTACCTATACCATTTATGAACAGCCGCAAAGTCCGGTATTGGAAAATCCAACATCGGATAAGCCGATATTGGAAAATCCGACAACGGATAATCCGACGTCGGAAAATCCAATGCAATTAAATAAAGATATACAAAAAACTGATCTATCAAAAAAAGAAAAAATAAATAAAGATGGATTAAATACCGATTCCATTCCTATCCTTTCCCCTGACCCCTCTCCTTTGAGAGAGCCGCCTTTACCGGAAAAGAACGGAAAGGAAGAAAAAGACGCATACAAAATCTATGAGGAACTTATCAAGGACAATATCGAGTATGAACACCTCATAAACGCAAAACGTCTTGACCGTGATCGCATTGATGAAATTCTTGACCTCATTCTTGAAACCGTATGCAGCAAAAGAAAAAGAATCTTGATTGCAGGCGACGAATACCCCGCAGAGCTTGTAAAAGCAAAATTCATGAAGCTTAACAGCGAACATATTGAATTTGTCCTTAACTGTATGCAGGAAAACACAACGAAGATCAGAAACATCAAACAGTATCTAAAAGCGGCGCTTTTCAATGCTCCGTCCACAATAGGAAACTATTACACTTCACTTGTAAATCACGATATGTACGGAAGAAACGACTTCTAA
- a CDS encoding TetR/AcrR family transcriptional regulator produces the protein MTKRVLNKEKKRTDILDAAYELFTTLGFARTTILGIALKAGVGKGTFYLYFDSKEDVRDVLIARKSSELLLDAVESLEKHIEETRDVMNLADKVLYATDCLITKLSKDIALLKFISKHLSWGLLSGSKSIKHEDDEVLDFKTFFMDIIEREHIPIDNPELMIFTIVELINSTCHNVILLGEPVTYSDYKPYLFRTIRLIIEDAING, from the coding sequence ATGACTAAAAGAGTGCTCAATAAAGAAAAAAAGCGCACCGATATTCTTGACGCAGCATATGAACTATTTACAACACTTGGATTTGCAAGGACGACTATATTAGGTATCGCACTAAAGGCAGGTGTCGGAAAAGGCACATTCTATCTATATTTTGATAGCAAAGAAGATGTTCGAGATGTGCTAATCGCCAGAAAGTCATCTGAACTGCTCCTTGATGCAGTTGAATCACTAGAAAAGCACATAGAGGAAACCAGAGATGTAATGAATCTCGCTGACAAGGTACTATATGCTACTGATTGTCTAATTACCAAACTCTCAAAGGATATTGCACTATTGAAATTTATATCTAAACACTTGAGTTGGGGTCTGTTAAGTGGATCGAAAAGCATTAAACACGAAGATGATGAAGTCCTGGATTTTAAGACTTTCTTCATGGATATTATTGAAAGAGAGCACATTCCTATTGATAATCCAGAGCTCATGATATTTACGATTGTTGAGCTGATTAATTCAACATGTCACAATGTAATTCTCTTGGGCGAGCCTGTAACTTACAGTGACTATAAGCCTTATTTATTTAGAACCATAAGGCTGATAATTGAAGATGCGATTAATGGTTAA
- the ndk gene encoding nucleoside-diphosphate kinase translates to MGIEKTYIMLKPDCVKRGLMGEVISRIERKGYKIVDAKMMNLDEAILKEHYAHLADKPFFPEIVAFMTSDPVLGMIVEGENAVQGMRIIMGATKFEEATAGTIRGDFAHSTSENLIHGSDSLENAEIEIKRFFG, encoded by the coding sequence ATGGGTATTGAAAAGACATACATTATGCTTAAGCCAGACTGCGTTAAGAGAGGACTCATGGGAGAGGTTATATCCAGAATTGAGAGAAAGGGCTACAAGATTGTTGATGCGAAGATGATGAATCTCGATGAGGCAATTCTAAAGGAACACTATGCGCACCTCGCTGACAAGCCTTTCTTCCCAGAAATTGTAGCATTCATGACATCCGATCCAGTTCTCGGAATGATTGTTGAAGGCGAGAATGCAGTCCAGGGAATGAGAATCATCATGGGCGCTACTAAGTTTGAAGAAGCTACTGCTGGGACTATTCGTGGCGATTTCGCACATAGCACTAGCGAGAATTTGATTCACGGATCTGATTCCCTAGAGAATGCAGAGATAGAGATTAAGCGTTTCTTTGGCTAA
- a CDS encoding O-acetylhomoserine aminocarboxypropyltransferase/cysteine synthase family protein: MSDIRDSKNWGFNTKQVQAGQEHADPATGARCVPIYQSASYAFDSADSAEARFALREAGSIYSRLGNPTNDVLEARVAALEGGSAALAVTSGTAAIVYAIQAVAQHGEHIVAVRTLYGGSYNLFANTLPLVSGVTTTFVESDDYEGWEAAIQDNTKALYIEIFGNPNSNVTDIERIAEIAHRHGLPLIVDSTFTPPYLIKPFEHGADVVIHSATKFFGGHGSTIGGLIVDGGKFDWSASGKFPWIAEPNPSYHGLNFYEAVGPAAFAVYCRAILLRDGGASLSAFDAFLLLQGIETLSLRVERHVKNALEIVEYLDKHPQVERVHHPSLPSEPSHEIYKKYFLKGAGSIFTFDLKGGRDDAKKFIDNLPIFSDLANVADVKSLVIHPASTTHSQLSEEELYAQGITPSTIRLSIGIEDVEDLKAALDVAFEAIR; encoded by the coding sequence ATGAGCGATATTAGAGATTCAAAGAATTGGGGATTTAACACTAAGCAGGTACAGGCAGGTCAGGAGCATGCTGATCCAGCGACTGGCGCTAGATGCGTGCCTATCTATCAGTCGGCTTCATACGCATTCGATAGTGCGGATTCAGCAGAGGCAAGATTTGCTTTAAGAGAAGCAGGTTCCATATATTCAAGACTTGGAAATCCAACTAACGATGTACTCGAAGCAAGAGTTGCTGCACTCGAGGGTGGATCGGCAGCGCTAGCGGTTACTTCTGGAACAGCTGCAATCGTATATGCGATTCAGGCAGTAGCGCAGCATGGTGAGCACATCGTAGCCGTAAGAACACTTTACGGTGGTTCATACAACCTGTTTGCAAATACACTTCCGTTAGTTTCGGGAGTAACAACAACATTCGTAGAATCGGATGATTACGAAGGCTGGGAGGCTGCAATTCAGGATAACACAAAGGCTCTATACATCGAGATATTCGGAAATCCAAACTCCAACGTTACAGATATTGAGCGTATTGCAGAAATCGCACATAGACATGGACTTCCGCTAATCGTCGACTCGACATTTACACCACCATACTTGATTAAACCATTCGAGCACGGCGCAGACGTGGTTATACACTCAGCGACAAAGTTCTTCGGTGGTCACGGTTCAACAATCGGTGGATTAATCGTAGATGGCGGAAAATTTGACTGGAGTGCATCTGGTAAATTCCCATGGATTGCTGAGCCAAATCCATCGTATCATGGACTAAACTTTTACGAAGCTGTTGGTCCAGCTGCATTTGCTGTATACTGCAGAGCTATACTGCTCAGAGATGGTGGCGCATCGCTTTCCGCATTTGACGCATTCCTTCTGCTTCAGGGAATCGAGACACTTTCTCTCAGAGTTGAGCGCCATGTCAAGAATGCTCTTGAGATAGTAGAGTACCTCGACAAGCATCCACAGGTTGAGAGAGTTCATCATCCATCACTACCTAGCGAGCCATCACATGAGATTTATAAGAAGTACTTCCTTAAGGGGGCAGGTTCGATTTTCACATTCGATCTCAAGGGTGGTAGAGATGATGCGAAGAAGTTCATCGACAATCTGCCTATATTCTCGGACCTTGCAAATGTAGCTGATGTTAAGTCGCTGGTAATCCACCCAGCGAGCACGACTCATTCACAGCTGAGCGAGGAAGAACTGTACGCTCAAGGGATCACACCTTCAACAATTAGACTATCCATCGGAATCGAGGATGTTGAAGACTTGAAGGCAGCGTTAGATGTGGCTTTTGAAGCAATAAGGTAA